TTGACTTGGGTTGGTTTGGGTGGTCTCTTGGTGGTACGCACGTTAGTCCGTAGTATCAGGTCCAGGAAGTGGTTCcgggggccgcggcggcaccgcgtAAGGCGTAAGGTAAGGTAATTGCATCGATCGCAGAGCCGCCCCGTCGCGTGCGCGGTCAAATCAGACCAGAAGACCGAAACCCCTGGCTGCTTGCCACGCCGGGGGGTTTCCTGAAACGCGGGCGCTCGCCCTGGAAGCACCCCGaccgcccccccccacccctcGCCCCCTTTCCCTGCCTGGCGACATGTTGTAGGTTCCATTGGATGGCATTCCTCCGGAGCGCTGTcagaggggagggagggagaggggacCCTTTATTTGTCTCTGGGGAGCATGATGATGCCCCCCAATATACATGCGGACACCGCAAAAATGGGGGGCCACGGAGGTGCCTTCTTTTCCCCTGACTTCTGTTGCTTCCGTGCTGCCAGGCTAATTAATTGCAGCGACAGGTTTCcgtttcccccccttccgaTTCTTTCTTTAGTAATGTGCCAAGTGCAGTACAGCAAGTACAGTGCGGTGCGTGCGAGTCAATCAATTCACATCGCCGGCCTACCTATCTAGTAGCCAGTCGATCCCTCTTCGCTGGGGGGGAAAGAAAGGAAGGTggacgcggaggaggaggatgaggaggaggaaaccCGCCCGTCCGGCCCCACCATGTGGGCGATCAATCAATCAGTCAACCCCGTGTTTCGCAacgccgccgggccagtAGGTACAttagtacgtaggtagtcATGTAGTGTGTGCCGCGAGGCTGTTGACGTCGTTGGGAGTTTAGTAGTATCGTTGCAGCAaatcggcggcgagcgtcaTAGGCAAGGCGAAACACACCCCGGTCGATGCCCAACGATTAGACGCGTACTGCCTTCCTTACTCACCAGCCGGGCAGATTTTGCCAGGTCAAGGCGCGTACAGTGTCTTCGATCAGATCTCGTTCTTCGTCCaggggcgagcgagcgcgacAGTGCGTGAGCTCTTGCCTCTACGACCGGGATGAGAGAAGAGAAACCCTACGGGTTCTGTGACCCCGAAAAGAAGCacccttgccgcccgctcgccctctTTCATTGCAATATACAATGCAATATAGGTAGGAGCCGAtcccgccggccgaggcacatgcccgccccccccggccgacgggcgcgcgcgtgctcTTCTTCCAGGGTTgtcgaagaagaagaagagatgCAGCCTCGTGTTTCCATATCCATGCATCTTTATTTCTTTTTCCTGGGAGCAAAGGCGCAGGCAAACCCGGACCAGTACTTTCTCCGTACCCGTATATTCGGGTTTTCCCCCATTTTGAATACGGATagtatcgtcgtcgtcgtggggcggcggcccatgCAAGATTCGTATCGAGTGTCGTCGTTCTCATCGCCGAACACCCCGCCATGGATCCCTCTCCTGTCGTTCATGCCCGCTAATAATAGTACTACTCActttattaaatattaaagtaaagcACTACGTACTACTCTTCCGCACATGTGCCTACATGCGCGTATATGGCCTCGTTGTCGTGCCGCCGATCAAAGCACCGCTGTACGGCTTTCCTTTGGCTGCCCAGCCGGGATCTCGGGAGTGCGCATTCGCCTCAACCCCACCCATGTAAGTCCATCGTGGTGAATGTATACGTGCTTCCTTCCCCCGCCGCCTGTTGGCAGAAAAGACGAAATGGAAAAGCCCCGTCCTTGGAcatcgcctcgccctcccgTCATGCACACCCATCACACACATACGGTAGGTACGCATTGCTGCACGTACCATACATCAAACTTACTCGTACGCCAAGTCAGCACCCAAGGTTTTCTTTCAGTTGTTCCTCGGCGCCTTGACCACCCGCCCGCACCACTCCGCCATCGCCCCCCTGCCCATTCCGCGACGGGAGAGCCCGTTTCTGGCGGTCGCATCTAATAAAAAGTGGCCGGTGCGAAGGAGGCTCCAGTCCTTCCTCGCCTTATATAGTACCAAGGCAGTCCACGAAATAGTACAACAGACAACTACAAAGTacgcccagcagctcccgTCCGCCTCTTCCGCAGCGGGCTTaagcagggccagcaggctgccgagagaccccggcggcgttgtcgtcgtcgcgcgccaaGGTGTTTCTGCTCGTTGCAAGTGtgtgcgcggcgcggcggcctcatgGCCGGGATAGATGGCAGACGCGgagccgccgacgtggaACAAACGTGGGCACCCCGGCCCAGACTGACGGTGGTGGcctgcaccgcaccgccatggcatggcatcgtATCGTATCAATCTTCATGCGTCCCCATGCCATCAATTCCACCCCATACAtccgtactccgtacagtaCAGACCCGTATAATAATCCCGTCTGTAGTTATGTATGTACCcccgaagaagccgccgccgccactcctTACACTCCATCCCACACCTGAGGCTCTTTTTGGGTCTTCAATCTGCAGCAAACACCCGCACTTCAACTGCCCGTTCCCATCCATTCATacatccatgcatgcatccatccatcctcaGGGGAGAGAGGGTtcgccagcgcctgcgcgcGTGCACTCATTCTCGCCTCTCCCACTAACAACAAAACAAAGCCCCTCGTTGCCTTATTACAGGTCGGTGGTTCGTACCATCCCGCCCCGGTCCCCTACACCCTCTCGTTCCCTCCTCAAAccgcccacacacacacacacacacacaacacactCACCCGTGCGTAAGGgtacctgcctacctacctaccttacctagtaACCATCTGCGGCAGGCCCGTCAGTTTAGAGCCCCCCCCGGTGTCCGTCTCGCatcgtgtcgtgtcgtgtcgtgtcgtgtcgacGAACCGAACGCTCCGGAACCGCGACGGCAACACGGTCCTCTCTGCTTTTTTGTTCTCCCCGTTCCGTTCTTTTCCTTTCCCTGCCTGGCCTtgcacgcggcggcgcgcgttCTCCGGCCGGTTGGTTGGCTGCCGGCCGCTGCTCCAACACGTCAAGCGTTTTGCTTTTTGGCCCTTTCTTTCCTCTTGGCTGttccgttgctgctgctgctgcttcgctGCGCTGGCCCGCGGCATTGCATCCGTCCTCAATCCCgcctctctcactctcttCCTTCTCTCTACCTTTTACTTTCCTTCTCTCTTgtctccttctctctctctctctctctccttctgACGGCTTTCCCGCCCTCACCGTATCTTTCGCTCTACTACTaccctccccctttcccaatctccctcttccccctctctctgtttcgtcgtcgtcatctaTCTATGCGGGGGGGAAGCAGCCTGTTTGCAGCTATTTCGTATGCTCGCAGGCCCTTTGCTTTTATTGGAATTTTGAGTCGTTGTACCAGAAAGGCAGTGGCAGGAAAGggcccccccttctccctcccGGTCCCTTTCCAACTGGCCCGCCCCCATCCGCCAGACCCCcattccctcccccctgtcTTCGCTGCGCGGCGCACTGGGTAGCAGgcggtcctcctccttgtcctcttTTGGTGTGTTTGCGCGTGCTGGGATTTTTTTTCATCGCCCCCTTCTTGCGTGTTCGGCTGCAAGCGGAAAAGCACAGAGAGTCGACCTCGAGGGAGGGCGGTTCGCTGGTTCCATACATACATCCATCGCCTAGGGCAGGGCGAGCCCCGAAACGTTCCCCCCCCCGACGCTACTCGCGGGCGCTACGCTACGGCCGCCAGCGCTACCACCTACCGGTCAGTGGAAGTGAACCTGGAACTCGCCCGCGGACCCACCGCCAGCCGCATTCAGCAACCTGCCAGGGCTGCATGCTGCCTCCCGGGCGGCTTCCCGCCCCTCGCCTCTCTCCCTTGTTGTTGGCCCCGCAGAGACATTGgctcctcatcgacgacgttcCTCATCGACAACGACTTGACCTTGCCTACTGAAGACACCAGCAATTTGCACCGACCGCCCTTGCTCGTCAACGATTTATTCTCCCGTCGCTCTCCCTCGTCCGACCCGAATATAAGTTGCCTCCGCGCGCAAAGGGAAAGGTCCCGCACCTCAATTCGACTGGGGGGCCTGACCTGAGCAGAGAGACGGGAGTCGAAGAAGCAACGCTGCAGCGGGCCACTTACACGCTCccagccaccaccggcgcccgACTTACACCGCCGCACGCACCGAATCGCGCCCCTTCTACACACGACTACGAACACCACGACCATAACCACCACCCATCCCACGGCCATCTGCTTCCCGCCGCAGCGGAAGAGCGGCACATCGCACATCATGGCATTGGGTGAGAGGGCAATGGAGAGGCTGCGGGCTGATCTGCTACGTCGCGCACGCAGAGATGGCCCAGACGCTGGGCGAGAAATGAccgacgtggccgaggccacaCGGGAGCCGCGAGCTGCGAGCAGGAGCGACGACCAAAGATCGCGGAGCCGTCTCCCGACGTTGGGCACACTCCGTGTCtttggccgcggccacggcagcggcgtcgctgaGACGCCCAAGTCCCCCGACTCCGAGTCGAACCCGATCATGCCCATCTACAACTatgccggcgacgccaccgtggcgccccgtccgccgcaTCACCTTGCCCGACCCcccacgtcgccggcgcctctCCTCCCGCAGAGTCATATGCCGCTCCCGCCGGAGCCCGTGGCCATCAGTCCCGTTGGCACGAGCCCGCGCAGCCCGACACCACCGATCCAGATGACGGGTGCATTTCCCGTGCCCGACTCGACGGCCCACGGCCCTACCGAGTCGGCCAGTGGCGTGAGCTCGACCAGCGGCGGAGGAACAGATACatccgatgacgacgagagcgggcggccgcACCCGAAGCGGTTCCTGTTCTGCTTTCCGTGGGTAAAGTCCAGGAGGATGCGATCCCAAATCCTGACCTGTTTCGTATCCGGCATGTTTCTCGTCATGCTCCTGGCAATCTGTGCGTCATGAACCCCTCGCTTTTATGCCCTGCACATGCGACTAACACGTCGACGCAGACCTGGGGCTCACTCTCACCAAAAATATTCGCCAGGGAGAGCTGACCATCATGATCATCCTCGTGGTcctgacggccgccgccttcttcgcctACAGCTTcgtgcgcctgctgctgctcataTTCCAGCCAGACCGTGGCAGcaggcgtcgccgacgaggccaggTGCCGGACATCATGGCCCAGGGCGGCTACGTGGTCCCTTCGAAACCCATCCCGGTCCTGCTGGCTCGGGACGAAGAAGTGGCGGGAGCCCAGAGTCAGGCGTCCAAGTTGAAACCGCCGGCGTATGGCCTGTGGCGAGAGAGCGTGGTAAGTCATGACCCGCGACGCCAACCACCTCACTTACAAGACGGCGAGACTGACGACGTGAACAGCGTGTAGACCCGGACCGAATCTTCTGGCAACGCAACACCGACGCAGGCCCGAATGCGGGGCGCCCGGAGACACGGgccgggccgcggccgccgtcgtatGCTTCTGATGACGGAGTGTCGTACATGATGGACGCACGACCCCGTTCCATAGCCCCTCCGCTGAGCAGCTCATCCATATATTCCTCCGATCTTGCCCGGTCCGCAACAGTGAGCCAGGGTCATGTCGAGAACTGGCCCGGAGCGCCGCGTCGATGATTGCGTGGTCTGCGGGACGAACTGATGGGCCTCGGCACGAGAAAAGGGAGGCGGCtgggagagaggaggaggaggcgtctTTTATGATTTCTAAATGAGCGAAGCACACAAGCATTGGTCCATGTGGCGTGTCGGACGAGCGTGTACAAGGAAAGTCTCGGTCTTGGTGGCGGGTGCGTCCTAGGTATATGATGACTGGACCGAGGTGTGAATACCTATCGGGCCTAAACTCTAGACGAGTCAATGAACCAGCCAAGTTGAGCTGGCATATGTCCTGCCCCTCATTGATTCCTGATGATTCCTGGTGATCCCTCGTCGAGTAACGGCCAGCATGAGCCTCCGATGTTGGGGCCGGAGGAGTGGAGTGGTGAAGCATGAATGACACATCTGGCCCGTCTGCCCGTCACAGCGTGAATGGGGGGAGCTCTGGACTGGTCGACTTATATACTTCGTAACCGATTGAGCCGCATctgcaggggcaggggctgAGCCTCGGTCGCCTCGAGGCGTCAGTTCTGCACTGTAGGCGTCGGAAACACTCTTGGAAGCAGTGTCTCCAGGCCAGCCCCTCCTTGACCGACATGAATACGAATTGATCCGCCGAAGAGCGTCGAGACTGTGAAAGTGCGCATCAAGGGCTGGCTCAAGGAGGCTGGGAGCTGACGAGGAGCAGAGAGTTGAGTCTGGCCCTAGAGAGCGAGACGGGTTAGTGCTTCCCGCACCTCCACGTGTTGGCGCTTGACATTGGCGCTTGACAGAGAATACCGATGGGGaacctgcctgccccgcTGAAACACTCCGCAAACATGGGCAGGACGGAGTCGACGCGAGGTAACTCGCGTTATTAAGCTGACTGGTTGCAGACTCATGGAAGAGCCTTTCCAAGAGCTGTCGGTTCGCCATCTCCCCGGCTTACACTGGGGCGCAAGAAGCaggcatggcgggcgcctTTATAGGGAACGGAGCTGATGACAAGCATAGCACATGCTGAAACAGGCGAGCGCATCCGCGCAGTCGGTCGCtagcgatgatgacggcggcaagcCAGAATGGCTACGAAGATGACGCTGGAGATAGCCTTGGCTCCTGTGTGGTCGTCCGAGGAATGGTCTGAGATGTTCGAAATTGTGGGACATCGGCCGCTGGTGGGTAGGTGGCAGGGACGTGGCCGAGGAACCTACTTTGCACAGAGTAAGTTGAGTTGTTGGGGAGTGAACCTTTTTGTTTGAGGGCTGGGAGGTGCGTCAAGCGGAAGCGTGACACGGCGTGACATGGCGCGATCAGTCATGTGAGCGGCTCTTGCTGTTGTGAGAGTGAGTGACGCGAATCCGCGGATGCGCAAAACTGGGCTCGTCAGCATTCATCCGACTGGACCAAGATTTCCAGGTTAATGCGAGGCACTTTATAGTGGTGTTATTAGTGTAGTACAATAGCCACAAGGCGGGCATGGTGTCTGGCATCAACTGGCCTTCCTGGCCAACTGGAGGAGTCGATCCGGGCGCTGagagcctgcctgcctgcactAGTCTGGCTAGCCCAGTGCTCCACCAGCCACGGGGCGCCTGCCCCCATCGGATCCCCAGGTAGGCTCCAACCTTGGAAGCCATCCCAAGGCCCGAGGGCGCATGCTGCGTGAAATGCAAGCACCACTGATTCTTTGATGAAGCACCAACCTATCAAGTTAGTACCTGCTACTAGTTGTAGCACCGCCCGAGTTCCACGTtcccccgcccgctccccccTCCACTCCCTGAAtttgttgccgccggccgctcgcccgcgagacTAATATtcctcgaggcgcgcgcAAATTTTTTTCCTCCGCATCTACATCCTCCACGACATCAAACAAGAACTTCCAGTCTGCCTATTAAGACGTGGCAGTCTTGACATCACAGAaacccttcttcttcttttttttggTATCATCGACTACCCCAAGCCACGCTTATAAGTAAGCTGCATCTCGCCTACCACATCGAGTTATTTTTATGTGAGTTGAGCCGCCTCTGCTGGACTTGTTGCCTGGCCCAACTTCCTCGGCTATGTTGTCCGTACTCGCGCCCCCGAGACGGGCTTGGTCTTCTCGTGAGTGCTCGTCTCTCTAGCAGAGGCTTGCATTCAGTCTTGCCGTGGTATTCGTCTCCTGCCGTTGGATTCTATCGTGGGACCCTTCACTCCGTAATATCGCGGCGTCTGCGCCACCGACCTCGACCTTTCCCACGCGGCCGAGCGACCTCGACAAATATGACGAATTGAGACGCACACGCGCCGTTGcgtgcccggcgccgtcccgATGCTCTGCATTGGCGGCGCGTCGAGAGCACTCGTAATGACGTGAGTTGGGCCGCCTGGCTGGTCGGGTCAGCGACGGGACACGGTTACCTCTTGCCGTACTcccgcggccgcagcctGGAGGCGTCACGCTCACGCGGATGCGCAACCTGAGCTTGcgtgccctcctccccggaCCTGCTCGCCGAACCTATCGACCTTGAATCGCAATACTGTCATCAGGATATGCGCTGCTCCGAGTGCCTcgggggccgccgcgcctccgcgCCCGAGCCGCTCCCCTTCCGGAATGACGCATCGAACGTTGCACAGCATGCGCATGACGACGCGGACGGCTACCGCCGGCAGCCTTTACCGAGATACGTGAAAAAAAGTTTTGCCCCCTGGCGCGCGGTGGCTGCCAATGCTAAAGTATGGCACCAGCCTGACGCACGCTTGGTGGTGGCCTAAGGCGGCAGACAATGCCAGCCGGTCAGACTTGCGCCCCGTGGATCCTGGGAGACGGAGCGCTCACGATAGACCAAGGGCTCGGACAGCCAAAACGTGCTATAACCTCTGCAGACGCCTTTGCTGACTGGACATGGCCACAGACACCCCCGAAGCCACAATGTCCTCCCTCTCCCGACGCGCTTGCTACAAGTGTGGCAATGTCGGCCACTACGCCGAGGTTTGCTCCTCGGCTGAGCGCCTCTGCTACAACTGCAAGCAGCCCGGCCACGAGTCCAACGGCTGCCCGCTCCCGCGCACCACCGAGGCCAAGCAGTGCTACCACTGCCAGGGCCTGGGCCACGTCCAGGCCGACTGCCCGACGCTCCGCCTAAGCGGCAACGCCACCAGCGGACGCTGCTATAGCTGCGGCCAGCCCGGACACCTTGCTGTAGGTCTTGACTCGGACCCGGCGTCGCAGTGACGCAAAGAACCCGCAGAAACTGATGCAGATGCTCTCAGCGCGCTTGCCCCAACCCCGTCGGCCCCATGGGTCGCGGCGCCCCCATGGGCCGTGGCGGATACGCTGGCTTCcccggtcgcggcggcttcgctgGCGGCCCCCGTCCTGCTACGTGCTACAAGTGCGGCGGCCCCAACCACTTCGCGCGCGACTGCCAGGCCCAGGCCATGAAGTGCTACGCCTGCGGCAAGCTGGGCCACATCTCCCGCGACTGCACGGCCCCCAACGGCGGCCCTCTCAACACGGTTGGCAAGACCTGCTACCAgtgcggcgaggccggccacATTTCCCGCGACTGCCCTCAGAAGAATGCCCCCGGCGAGATCAACCCGGCTGAGGTCGACCTGTCCAACGTTGCCCCCGCCGCTCCGGTGGCTCCCATTGCCCCCGTGGCATAAACACCCCATATACCAACGAAGAGCGTCTGTCTCCTCTGCACTCTCCCGCTGCTACTGACTCTCTTGGCTTGGCGGCAGGGGGGTcccagacggacagacagccCTCGAAGCTGTTGTCACTCGCTCTGTGAgagcggcggcttcgaggtCTACCTCTCCTTGCCTACTTTTGTGATTTCTTTGATGCTGCGACCTTATCTTATCTGGCGCCGACGGTTTCCACACTCGTTGGGCGCCCTTCACCGATCAGTTTCCTTCAGTATGACCTCTATATTTTCAACATGGCCTCATGACGTTTACCCAATATATCGGCTTAACATGGCGTCTCCGGTCATCTCACAACTCTTATTTTTCTTTATTCCTCTCTTCGGGATCCTCGACTGTTTCggaaacgacgacgaaacgGTCATGAAGGCGGCGAGAATATGCTTTCTCTCCTGACCCGGATGCATCCAGAACGGTTCAGGCCGGGTGGGCGGCAGGGTGTAGAGGTGGACTAGATTTCCACCTCATCCGGCCCCCTGCCCAAG
Above is a genomic segment from Purpureocillium takamizusanense chromosome 2, complete sequence containing:
- a CDS encoding uncharacterized protein (EggNog:ENOG503P0RX~TransMembrane:2 (i208-228o240-266i)) yields the protein MALGERAMERLRADLLRRARRDGPDAGREMTDVAEATREPRAASRSDDQRSRSRLPTLGTLRVFGRGHGSGVAETPKSPDSESNPIMPIYNYAGDATVAPRPPHHLARPPTSPAPLLPQSHMPLPPEPVAISPVGTSPRSPTPPIQMTGAFPVPDSTAHGPTESASGVSSTSGGGTDTSDDDESGRPHPKRFLFCFPWVKSRRMRSQILTCFVSGMFLVMLLAIYLGLTLTKNIRQGELTIMIILVVLTAAAFFAYSFVRLLLLIFQPDRGSRRRRRGQVPDIMAQGGYVVPSKPIPVLLARDEEVAGAQSQASKLKPPAYGLWRESVRVDPDRIFWQRNTDAGPNAGRPETRAGPRPPSYASDDGVSYMMDARPRSIAPPLSSSSIYSSDLARSATVSQGHVENWPGAPRR
- the GIS2 gene encoding gig suppressor (COG:O~EggNog:ENOG503NX95) — translated: MSSLSRRACYKCGNVGHYAEVCSSAERLCYNCKQPGHESNGCPLPRTTEAKQCYHCQGLGHVQADCPTLRLSGNATSGRCYSCGQPGHLARACPNPVGPMGRGAPMGRGGYAGFPGRGGFAGGPRPATCYKCGGPNHFARDCQAQAMKCYACGKLGHISRDCTAPNGGPLNTVGKTCYQCGEAGHISRDCPQKNAPGEINPAEVDLSNVAPAAPVAPIAPVA